The DNA region TTCAACATCCTATTTAAAACATCCACCACACTGGCAGCTGCACGGGGATCAGGATACTGATTTAATACCTCTGCAAACAGACATGAAGCGGGAATATCACGGGTCATGGTACGGGTTAATAGGGTTCCTGATAGTCCGTTTATATTTCCAAATGGGAGTATGGGAAGATCAAGGTCTCCTAATC from Methanobacterium sp. Maddingley MBC34 includes:
- a CDS encoding ATP-grasp superfamily enzyme (PFAM: PAC2 family~TIGRFAM: TIGR00161 family protein_SP), which encodes LGDLDLPILPFGNINGLSGTLLTRTMTRDIPASCLFAEVLNQYPDPRAAASVVDVLNRMLNIEVNSEPLLKEAEEIESRLKELAQAVQGEGESPAYS